The window ACAACTGCGCTGCGACAGGCGGCGATGATATACGCGGTCATAACGCACATCCCGTCAGGGCGGCGATGCGCTGAAGATCAGGTTTGCCGGATGCAAGAAGCGGAAATTGATCAAGGAATGCCACTTCGCGTGGTGAGACCAATCCGTTGTCCGTGCAATAGTCACGCAGCATCTGCGCAAGACTTGCGTCAGCTTTCCCTTCCAACACGGCGACAAGGTGATGGCCGCGCATCGCATCAGGACGCCCGAGGACCGCGCAATGGCTGATGCCTTGCAGCGCGCTGAACTGCGCCTCAAGCTCTTCGGGGTAAATGGTTTGATCCGCAATTGTGATGATCCGTCCGGCCCGACCGCGCAGAAACAGATTCCCGCTCCCATCTAGATACCCATGCTCACCTACGGTGAGCCAGTCACCTTTTCGCTGGGTGTGATCACTGTCTCCATACAGATACTGCAAGCAAAGATAGGGGCTGCGCACCCAGATCTCTCCGGTGTCAGAGGTGCCTGATGGGCGAACGTCCAGATCAACACCGGGGTAGGGTTGGCCGACGGATCCCGCTGGCGTATCAGGCCCGCCAAGCGCGATGAAGCTTGTCTCGGCGGCGCCGTAGAAAACATGCAGGTTGGCATTGGGACATACGGTCATCACATGCTTGCGTACTTCGTCGCTCAGCGCGCCTCCTCCGCATAGGATCAGGCGGATACCCAGCAGCGCTTTGTTCTTTGGCAACAGGCGCAATTGCGTCGGGGTTGCATACAGGATTGTGCATTCGTGATCTTGCATGTGGGCAGACTGCTCTGAAGGTTTGAGCGCTGAAAGGGCATGAACGCAAATCCCGACATGCGCCCCTTCCATGATACCGTAAAGAGCTAGAGAATGGTTGAGCGATCCGAGAACGGCAATACTGTCGGTGTCGACATAGGAAAACATCTGCGCGTTCGTATCGAAGCTTTTGATCCATGATGCATGCGTGCGCACAATCACCTTCGGTGAGCCAGACGTGCCACCGGTGAGCGTAGCAAATTGCCCTGCCTGCAAACTGTCCAACGCGGGCAGCGCCGTATCGCTTATACAAAAAACACCTCTGCCGGAAATGGCGCTGTAAAGCCGGTTCAAGGCCTCGTCGACCGGCTCTGGATGTATCGCTGCCGAGGTATCGGTCGATCTCAGCGCAACCTCTTTGGAACCTGCAAACGCGCGGGAGTTTTTGTGCCAGTGAAAGTGGCCTTCGGGCATCGGATGTCCTTTGTCGCAGTCTTTCCGCTGCTCTAGCAAAGCTGTGGTCTGCTGGCCACAGGGTTAGGCGTAAAGGGGCTGTACTCCGCTCCGTGCTATCCTATGTTGCGGCAGAATAACAATTTTGGAGGAATACGTTATGGCCGATATGATGCGTGCAGTCGAGATAACCGAACCTGGTGGACCGGATGTTTTGCAAGTGACGGAGCGCCCCATTCCCCAGCCAGAGCAAGGACAAGTGGTGATCAAGGTTGCGTGGGCTGGTGTGAACCGCCCCGATGCGCTGCAACGCGCAGGTGCCTATGCGCCGCCACCGACGGCGAGCGACCTGCCAGGGCTTGAGGCCTCGGGCGAAGTGGTTTCTGTCGGTGCGGGTGTCACTGACGTGGCCGTGGGTGATCTGGTTTGTGCTTTGCTGCCGGGTGGTGGATACGCTGAGTATGTGGCCACCCCTGCTGCGCATTGCTTGCCGGTTCCAAAAGGTCTTGGTCTGAAAGAAGCCGCCTGCCTACCTGAGACATTCTTCACTGTCTGGTCCAACGTCTTTATGCGCGGTGGGCTGAAAGCAGGTGAGCGGATTTTGATCCACGGTGGTTCTTCCGGGATCGGGACGACAGCGATACAACTGGCCAATGCTTTCGGCGCGCGGGTCTTTGTGACTGCCGGTAATGATGAAAAATGTGACGCTTGCGTCAAGCTGGGCGCAGAGCGCGCTATCAATTATCGCAATGAAGATTTCGTAGAAGTGATGAAGGCAGAAGGCGGCGCCGATCTGATCCTTGATATGGTCGGCGGAGACTATATCGCACGCAACCTCAA is drawn from Sulfitobacter sp. S223 and contains these coding sequences:
- a CDS encoding AMP-binding protein is translated as MPEGHFHWHKNSRAFAGSKEVALRSTDTSAAIHPEPVDEALNRLYSAISGRGVFCISDTALPALDSLQAGQFATLTGGTSGSPKVIVRTHASWIKSFDTNAQMFSYVDTDSIAVLGSLNHSLALYGIMEGAHVGICVHALSALKPSEQSAHMQDHECTILYATPTQLRLLPKNKALLGIRLILCGGGALSDEVRKHVMTVCPNANLHVFYGAAETSFIALGGPDTPAGSVGQPYPGVDLDVRPSGTSDTGEIWVRSPYLCLQYLYGDSDHTQRKGDWLTVGEHGYLDGSGNLFLRGRAGRIITIADQTIYPEELEAQFSALQGISHCAVLGRPDAMRGHHLVAVLEGKADASLAQMLRDYCTDNGLVSPREVAFLDQFPLLASGKPDLQRIAALTGCAL
- a CDS encoding NAD(P)H-quinone oxidoreductase, with translation MADMMRAVEITEPGGPDVLQVTERPIPQPEQGQVVIKVAWAGVNRPDALQRAGAYAPPPTASDLPGLEASGEVVSVGAGVTDVAVGDLVCALLPGGGYAEYVATPAAHCLPVPKGLGLKEAACLPETFFTVWSNVFMRGGLKAGERILIHGGSSGIGTTAIQLANAFGARVFVTAGNDEKCDACVKLGAERAINYRNEDFVEVMKAEGGADLILDMVGGDYIARNLNALDMEGRLVQIAFLQGAKAEINFAQLMMRRLTMTGSTLRPQSDLAKARIATELREAVWPLLEAGRVAPVMDSEFEFENASAAHAYLEASGHIGKLVLKVGG